In Holophagales bacterium, one DNA window encodes the following:
- the selB gene encoding selenocysteine-specific translation elongation factor, with translation MSLHALVGTAGHVDHGKTRLLEALTGIDCDRWAEEKARGITIDLGFAHLELDGMELGFVDVPGHERFLHNALAGLGGIRVLLLVVAADEGVRPQTREHLAIATLLGIPRAVLALTKSDLVSEEFADLAALEVAELLAGGPFAAAPVLPVSSLTGAGLDALRAALLEAARAEATAARGLLGPVRLPVDRAFHLKGQGVVVTGTLVSGRITAGAALALHPGGESVRVRGVQVHGRARDAAEAGERTALQLAGVELAALTRGTTLHDAGAFCSSRRLLARFRLLPEAPGPVRRGVRVKVHHFAQEAVGWLRPLAPAELVPGETGLVELRLREPLLAARGDRFVVRRLSPVATLGGGELLDPAWQVRRAASRPPVLAALAADDAAAVLQWVADAGLGAVSTVELARRLGRAESSVAPLVAELSRAGRLLELASAGTVSHWVAPAAVERLAQSARSELKAFFARERLAGGMPRAEAIRRLLPGRAADHADVYLGWLASQRVLVSSGELVSLPGRQAELTGEESKLSQAAVELLEAAGLAAPSPGEVAARLGAKPQILEGVLRFLVSRGRVTRLPGGLLVASAAVATLRDQLVATGWERFTVGQFKDHFGLSRKWAIPLLEHLDSLGATRRVGEERMILRRSVPPPEPGIP, from the coding sequence ATGTCACTGCACGCGCTCGTCGGCACGGCCGGCCACGTCGACCACGGCAAGACCCGCCTGCTCGAGGCGCTGACCGGCATCGACTGTGACCGCTGGGCCGAGGAGAAGGCGCGTGGCATCACGATCGACCTCGGCTTCGCCCACCTCGAGCTCGATGGGATGGAGCTCGGCTTCGTCGACGTGCCCGGGCACGAGCGCTTTCTGCACAACGCCCTGGCCGGCCTCGGCGGGATCCGTGTGCTGCTGCTCGTCGTTGCCGCCGACGAAGGGGTGCGACCGCAGACCCGGGAGCATCTGGCGATCGCCACGCTCCTCGGCATTCCGCGGGCCGTCTTGGCGCTAACCAAGAGCGATCTGGTGAGCGAGGAGTTCGCCGATCTCGCGGCTCTCGAGGTCGCCGAGCTGTTGGCCGGTGGGCCGTTCGCCGCCGCGCCGGTGCTTCCGGTTTCGAGCCTCACCGGCGCCGGTCTCGACGCGTTGCGGGCGGCTCTCCTCGAGGCGGCACGGGCCGAAGCGACGGCCGCTCGCGGTCTCCTCGGGCCGGTGCGCCTGCCGGTGGATCGCGCCTTCCATCTCAAAGGGCAAGGGGTGGTGGTGACCGGGACGCTGGTCTCCGGCCGGATTACCGCCGGAGCGGCCCTGGCGCTTCACCCCGGAGGCGAGAGCGTCCGCGTGCGGGGAGTCCAGGTGCACGGGCGGGCACGCGACGCGGCGGAGGCCGGCGAGCGGACGGCGTTGCAGCTCGCCGGCGTCGAGCTCGCGGCCCTGACCCGCGGCACCACCCTCCACGACGCCGGAGCGTTCTGCAGCTCGCGCCGCCTGCTGGCGCGTTTCCGCCTGCTTCCGGAGGCACCGGGACCGGTGCGGCGCGGCGTGCGGGTCAAGGTGCACCACTTCGCCCAGGAGGCGGTCGGTTGGCTGCGGCCGCTCGCTCCCGCGGAGCTCGTGCCGGGCGAGACCGGTCTCGTCGAGCTGCGACTGCGTGAGCCGCTGCTGGCGGCCCGCGGCGACCGCTTCGTGGTGCGCCGCCTCTCGCCGGTCGCCACTCTCGGGGGCGGCGAGCTGCTGGACCCGGCATGGCAGGTCCGACGCGCGGCGAGCCGCCCGCCGGTGCTCGCCGCGCTCGCGGCCGACGATGCGGCTGCCGTCCTCCAATGGGTTGCCGACGCCGGGCTCGGCGCGGTGTCGACGGTGGAGCTGGCGCGGCGGCTCGGTCGGGCCGAATCGTCCGTGGCGCCCCTGGTGGCCGAGCTCTCGCGCGCCGGGCGGTTGCTGGAGCTCGCGTCGGCGGGCACCGTGTCGCACTGGGTCGCTCCGGCGGCCGTCGAACGCCTGGCCCAGAGCGCGCGCAGCGAGCTCAAGGCGTTCTTCGCCCGCGAACGCCTGGCCGGTGGCATGCCGCGCGCCGAAGCGATCCGTCGCCTGCTTCCCGGTCGCGCGGCCGATCACGCCGACGTCTACCTGGGATGGCTCGCCAGCCAGCGGGTGCTGGTGTCGAGCGGCGAGCTGGTCAGCCTGCCCGGGCGACAAGCGGAGCTTACCGGCGAGGAGTCGAAGCTCTCCCAGGCCGCGGTCGAGTTGCTCGAAGCGGCCGGGCTCGCCGCGCCGTCGCCGGGTGAGGTCGCCGCGCGGCTCGGCGCGAAGCCGCAGATCCTGGAAGGAGTCCTGCGCTTCCTCGTCTCCCGCGGTCGCGTCACCCGGCTTCCGGGAGGACTCCTGGTGGCCTCGGCGGCCGTGGCGACGCTCCGCGATCAGCTCGTCGCGACCGGCTGGGAACGCTTCACCGTCGGGCAGTTCAAGGACCACTTCGGGTTGTCGCGCAAGTGGGCGATCCCGCTGCTCGAGCACCTCGACTCGCTCGGCGCCACCCGCCGCGTCGGGGAGGAGCGGATGATTCTCCGCCGCTCGGTGCCGCCCCCGGAGCCGGGTATCCCCTGA